In Heteronotia binoei isolate CCM8104 ecotype False Entrance Well chromosome 4, APGP_CSIRO_Hbin_v1, whole genome shotgun sequence, a genomic segment contains:
- the LOC132570123 gene encoding ribonuclease H-like, whose protein sequence is MSRVDLLDTPIPNAELELFIDGSSFMRDGKRLISYAVTAEYDTVEAGSLPSSYSAQAGELHALNRALQHAEGQCVNIYIDSKYAFGVLHAFSPLWKERGFLTATGKPIAHEDRVLAILNSILLPKEVAVIHVRGHQKLTTPEARGNNRVDIAAKEGAL, encoded by the coding sequence ATGAGTAGGGTGGACCTTCTGGATACCCCGATTCCTAATGCAGAGCTTGAACTGTTCATTGATGGTAGCAGCTTCATGAGAGATGGGAAAAGATTAATCAGCTATGCTGTAACTGCAGAATATGACACAGTGGAGGCAGGATCCCTACCCTCCTCCTACTCAGCCCAAGCAGGAGAGCTCCACGCACTCAACAGAGCTCTCCAGCATGCTGAAGGGCAATGTGTTAACATCTACATAGACTCCAAGTATGCCTTTGGGGTATTACATGCCTTCAGTCCCCTCTGGAAGGAAAGGGGTTTCCTCACTGCCACCGGGAAACCAATCGCACATGAAGACCGGGTCCTGGCCATCCTAAACAGCATACTGTTACCCAAGGAAGTTGCAGTCATCCATGTGAGGGGTCATCAGAAACTCACCACCCCAGAGGCTCGCGGAAATAATAGGGTAGACATTGCTGCCAAGGAAGGTGCCCTATAG